From Chryseobacterium salivictor, a single genomic window includes:
- a CDS encoding TerC/Alx family metal homeostasis membrane protein has product MTNESIFLLGFIAFILIILALDLGLLNKKSDTVSMKQAGLMSFFVVALSMCFYFVLTHYGHLLHGIDSIEKLQEVISRHHHPVKIIPGDLGSSIYLYNQNLGLEYLTGYVVEYALSVDNIFVIVLVFTAFGVAPRNYHRVLFWGILGAIVMRFLFIFLGAALIHKFEWIMYVFGAFLVFTGIKMFFDKDNDDKIDTQKHPVVKFANRYFKVHNHFVGNKFFVKINGITKMTPLFLVLIIIEFTDLIFAVDSIPAIFSVTKDPYIVFFSNIFAIIGLRSMFFLLAGVIDKFRFLKIGLALLLTFIGLKMLFHEYLDRLGFSTTDSLFIIVGILGGSIFLSLVLPEHKKARKLKYNPKNDDHLRK; this is encoded by the coding sequence ATGACAAACGAGAGTATTTTCCTATTAGGTTTTATTGCCTTTATCTTAATTATTCTGGCCCTCGATTTAGGGTTGCTGAATAAGAAATCAGATACCGTTTCTATGAAACAAGCCGGCTTGATGAGTTTTTTCGTAGTAGCACTTTCAATGTGTTTTTATTTTGTTCTTACACACTACGGTCACCTACTCCATGGCATCGACAGTATCGAAAAACTGCAGGAGGTCATTTCCAGGCATCATCATCCCGTTAAAATCATTCCCGGGGATCTGGGAAGCAGTATCTATTTATACAATCAAAATCTCGGTCTCGAATATTTAACCGGTTATGTAGTAGAATACGCCCTTTCCGTAGATAATATCTTCGTAATAGTTCTGGTATTCACGGCTTTTGGCGTGGCTCCAAGGAATTACCACCGGGTGCTTTTCTGGGGAATTCTGGGGGCTATTGTGATGAGGTTTCTCTTTATCTTTTTAGGTGCGGCACTTATCCACAAGTTCGAATGGATCATGTATGTATTCGGCGCTTTCCTGGTATTTACCGGCATCAAGATGTTTTTTGATAAAGACAATGATGACAAGATCGATACCCAAAAACACCCTGTCGTTAAGTTTGCCAACAGGTATTTTAAGGTTCATAATCACTTTGTCGGAAATAAGTTTTTTGTAAAAATTAATGGTATTACAAAAATGACCCCGTTGTTCCTGGTTCTTATCATCATAGAATTTACCGATCTGATCTTTGCCGTTGACAGTATTCCCGCCATATTCTCGGTCACCAAAGATCCTTATATCGTTTTCTTCTCAAATATTTTCGCGATTATCGGACTGCGTTCTATGTTCTTTTTATTAGCCGGAGTCATCGATAAATTCAGATTCCTTAAAATAGGATTAGCTCTCTTATTAACTTTCATCGGTTTGAAAATGTTATTCCATGAATATCTTGACCGTTTAGGTTTTTCAACCACTGATTCTTTATTTATTATTGTAGGAATATTAGGTGGAAGCATCTTCCTTTCGCTTGTTTTACCGGAACATAAAAAGGCGCGAAAACTGAAATATAATCCTAAAAATGATGATCATCTGCGCAAATAA
- a CDS encoding ATP-binding protein, whose product MKLAALAKELKIPTESFIKFIQDFDLELSECITTNFEVKDDFVKFARENIIFLRKYSEDLNQNKSIEDIAENINKPTEKVAEIIKKDQPRLFDNGKYRSSVSSFGIDHKLGGHYEFVYNYFGKATRLAERDFIGYRDLFFFISQNLEPYLSNLSVEDWGIHKPAGIILYGPPGSGKIFWAKKIAEIIEYEFKEIKKHFLGTSFVDNQKITFNDFLIQAMKSEKVLLFLEDFDQLMVERSEEQTVKSCDEETKEIILHYISHFEQEKILMVGAANSLEKIDKELLAPGRFDMFIPIFPPNTKERSEMLFYHMTHGLGENALLMKILEYNKAHQLPFWLEIAKKMQVFSNTMLIDFTQSLKKRIRNIYLKDHSTTIEITQKMLNASLRDASSKLTGDYLNQIQQFIFDVTQNNYEDFTQRIEALKKELEHYKVIDEPKKPIGFNHND is encoded by the coding sequence ATGAAATTGGCTGCACTTGCAAAAGAACTTAAAATCCCTACCGAAAGTTTTATCAAATTTATTCAGGATTTTGATCTGGAACTTTCAGAATGTATAACTACCAACTTTGAAGTCAAAGACGATTTTGTAAAATTCGCACGGGAAAATATTATTTTCCTAAGGAAGTATTCCGAAGACTTAAACCAAAACAAATCCATCGAAGATATTGCAGAGAATATCAACAAACCGACCGAAAAAGTTGCGGAAATCATCAAGAAAGATCAACCGAGATTATTTGACAATGGTAAATATAGATCATCGGTTTCAAGTTTCGGAATTGATCATAAATTGGGAGGCCATTACGAATTCGTTTACAATTATTTTGGAAAAGCTACCCGATTAGCCGAAAGAGATTTCATAGGTTATCGAGATCTGTTTTTCTTTATTTCCCAAAACTTAGAACCTTATTTAAGTAATCTTTCAGTGGAAGACTGGGGAATTCATAAACCTGCGGGAATTATCCTTTATGGTCCGCCTGGAAGCGGCAAAATATTTTGGGCAAAGAAAATCGCAGAGATTATTGAATACGAATTCAAAGAAATAAAAAAGCATTTTCTGGGAACTTCTTTTGTGGATAACCAGAAAATAACGTTTAATGATTTTCTGATCCAAGCGATGAAATCGGAAAAAGTGCTGCTTTTTTTAGAAGACTTTGATCAGTTGATGGTTGAACGAAGTGAAGAACAAACTGTAAAAAGTTGTGATGAAGAAACCAAAGAAATTATTCTGCACTACATCAGTCATTTTGAACAGGAGAAAATTCTAATGGTTGGCGCAGCAAATTCCCTTGAGAAAATTGATAAAGAACTTCTTGCGCCAGGTAGGTTTGATATGTTCATCCCCATATTTCCACCCAACACAAAAGAGCGTTCAGAAATGCTTTTTTATCACATGACACACGGTCTTGGTGAGAATGCTTTGCTGATGAAAATTTTAGAATACAACAAAGCACATCAACTTCCATTTTGGTTAGAAATCGCCAAAAAAATGCAGGTATTTTCAAATACCATGTTGATTGATTTTACCCAGAGTCTGAAAAAACGGATAAGAAACATCTACTTAAAAGACCATTCAACAACGATTGAAATTACCCAAAAGATGCTGAATGCCTCTTTGCGGGACGCTTCTTCAAAATTAACCGGAGATTATCTGAATCAGATTCAACAATTTATTTTTGATGTTACTCAGAATAATTACGAAGATTTTACCCAAAGAATCGAAGCATTAAAAAAAGAATTAGAACACTACAAAGTCATCGATGAACCTAAAAAACCAATAGGTTTCAACCATAATGATTAG
- a CDS encoding helix-turn-helix domain-containing protein, with translation MDLKERISKVIAYSEFSLSEFADEIEVQRSSISHITSGRNKPSLDFLMKIKNRFPELEWEWLIEGAGEMVKKPDTASEIKSTPEKQKPTSLPDLFSLINDEAFGITESDDRIETEVPRESKIRVPIIEKEKISDSQRLEIPKSESSTELTVNQEVKIKKIVFFYENGKFETFEP, from the coding sequence ATGGATTTAAAGGAAAGAATTTCAAAAGTTATCGCGTATTCTGAATTTTCACTGTCAGAATTCGCGGATGAAATCGAAGTACAGCGCTCGAGTATTTCTCATATCACTTCCGGACGAAATAAACCCTCACTGGATTTTCTGATGAAGATTAAAAACCGTTTTCCTGAATTAGAATGGGAATGGCTGATTGAAGGTGCAGGTGAAATGGTGAAGAAACCCGACACCGCTTCTGAAATTAAGTCAACTCCCGAAAAGCAAAAGCCGACTTCTCTCCCCGATTTGTTTTCTTTAATTAATGATGAAGCTTTTGGTATCACAGAATCCGACGACCGCATCGAAACTGAAGTTCCACGAGAATCGAAAATTCGCGTACCAATAATCGAAAAGGAAAAAATATCCGATTCTCAGCGATTAGAGATTCCAAAATCAGAATCCTCAACTGAATTAACTGTTAATCAAGAAGTTAAAATCAAAAAGATTGTTTTCTTTTATGAAAATGGAAAATTCGAAACTTTTGAACCCTAA
- a CDS encoding DUF4920 domain-containing protein: protein MKKFVLLLSLMLSTIAFAQGTEAKKAGPPEGKALVGDVYGAGVSAKAEKSALTTKKLDQKLKKSAKVENVAVKGKVTKVCDKKGCWLTVETDNNEKFFVKMKDYGFFVPTALEGKTVVLEGNAEMKVTSVDEQKHYAEDAKKPQSEIDAITKPEEEIRFMASGIKVVN from the coding sequence ATGAAAAAGTTTGTTCTTTTATTATCCCTGATGCTTTCCACCATTGCTTTTGCACAGGGAACGGAAGCAAAAAAAGCCGGTCCACCCGAAGGTAAGGCCTTGGTGGGAGACGTGTACGGAGCGGGTGTTTCTGCAAAAGCAGAAAAATCTGCGTTAACAACTAAGAAATTAGATCAGAAATTAAAAAAATCTGCAAAAGTAGAAAACGTAGCAGTTAAAGGAAAAGTAACGAAAGTTTGCGATAAAAAAGGATGCTGGTTAACGGTTGAAACCGATAATAACGAGAAATTTTTCGTAAAGATGAAAGATTACGGCTTCTTCGTTCCTACTGCTTTGGAAGGAAAAACCGTTGTATTGGAAGGAAACGCAGAGATGAAAGTTACTTCTGTGGACGAACAAAAGCACTATGCCGAAGATGCAAAAAAACCACAGTCAGAAATTGATGCGATCACGAAACCTGAAGAAGAAATCAGATTTATGGCGAGCGGAATCAAAGTCGTCAATTAA
- a CDS encoding putative signal transducing protein: MSELVPVFQSSYLYEIEVAKTKLASRDIPSYIKNEFVNNIAVFPISQNYYLLVSERDFEAAEKVLQENDEISEDDM, encoded by the coding sequence ATGTCAGAATTAGTGCCTGTTTTTCAATCTTCTTACCTGTACGAAATTGAAGTTGCCAAAACAAAACTCGCTTCTCGGGATATTCCAAGTTATATAAAAAATGAATTTGTAAATAATATTGCGGTGTTTCCTATTTCCCAAAATTATTATTTATTGGTGAGCGAAAGAGACTTTGAGGCCGCAGAAAAAGTCCTTCAGGAAAATGATGAAATCTCCGAAGATGATATGTAG
- a CDS encoding peptide MFS transporter — MEQKTTSKHPKGLPYLFFTEMWERFGYYLILGIFVLYMIDSEKGGLAFNDKSADDIFGTFIALTYLTPFLGGFLADKVLGYIKAIYIGGALMGLGYLGIGLFKELPLFYASLGLVILGNGFFKPSISTLLGNLYNEEPYKNNKDAGYNIFYMGINIGAFICNIIAAFMRNKYGWGPAFMTAGVGMFIGLFVFTLGRKHILQANILKPSQDGDTKISDVLLKVFLPAIIAGFIGWMIPNNIFGSDSTDAFIFACIPVIYFYIMLYVKANSEDKRPIGALLAIFAVSVMFWAVFKQNGTALTRWANNYTDRSIPAPLVEPLRAINLIDGKDGVKGKNFEKKEVSVYDDQYRTVKDADGNPVKEMNQDIYFRNISENERAKLEANPSQEVALYNTELFQSINPAWVILLTPVVVGFFMLLRRKGKEPTTPSKIVLGLFISALSCLVMVGAVYAGNNGLVKVSAIWLIASYGVITLGELCLSPMGLSLVSKLSPPRITALMMGGFFLSTSIGNKLSGVLASFWYEYDNKAYFFIVNFGLLLIATLLGLSILKRLNKIMKEKGVN; from the coding sequence ATGGAACAAAAAACAACCAGCAAACACCCTAAAGGTTTACCCTATCTGTTTTTTACGGAAATGTGGGAACGCTTCGGATACTATTTAATCTTAGGAATCTTCGTTCTTTACATGATCGACAGTGAAAAAGGAGGTCTCGCTTTCAATGATAAAAGTGCAGATGATATCTTCGGGACTTTTATCGCATTAACTTATCTTACTCCCTTTTTAGGCGGTTTTTTAGCCGACAAAGTGTTAGGATATATCAAAGCTATTTATATTGGTGGTGCTTTGATGGGACTTGGATATCTGGGAATTGGTTTATTCAAGGAACTCCCTCTTTTTTATGCTTCCCTGGGACTTGTGATCTTAGGAAACGGATTTTTTAAACCGAGCATTTCTACCCTTTTAGGCAACCTTTATAACGAGGAACCCTACAAGAATAATAAAGACGCAGGGTATAATATTTTCTACATGGGAATCAATATCGGTGCATTTATCTGCAATATTATTGCGGCCTTTATGAGAAACAAATACGGATGGGGACCAGCTTTTATGACCGCAGGAGTTGGAATGTTTATCGGCTTATTTGTCTTCACGTTAGGAAGAAAACATATTTTACAGGCTAATATTTTGAAACCTTCTCAGGACGGAGATACCAAAATTTCAGATGTTTTGTTGAAGGTTTTCCTGCCGGCCATCATTGCAGGATTTATCGGATGGATGATCCCTAATAATATCTTTGGCAGCGATTCTACAGACGCATTTATATTTGCCTGTATTCCGGTCATCTACTTCTATATCATGCTTTATGTAAAAGCAAATTCGGAGGATAAAAGACCTATCGGCGCTTTGCTTGCTATTTTTGCAGTAAGTGTAATGTTTTGGGCTGTATTTAAACAAAATGGCACAGCCTTAACCCGTTGGGCAAATAACTATACGGACCGGTCGATTCCCGCACCTTTAGTTGAACCATTGCGTGCGATCAATTTAATTGACGGTAAAGATGGTGTTAAAGGAAAAAACTTTGAAAAAAAGGAAGTTTCAGTTTATGATGATCAATACAGAACGGTAAAAGATGCTGACGGAAATCCTGTAAAGGAGATGAACCAGGATATCTATTTCCGAAATATTTCTGAAAATGAACGCGCAAAACTGGAAGCCAATCCCAGCCAGGAAGTTGCCCTTTATAACACCGAATTATTCCAGTCGATCAATCCGGCTTGGGTCATTCTTTTAACACCGGTCGTCGTTGGATTCTTTATGTTGCTCCGAAGAAAGGGTAAGGAACCCACTACTCCTTCAAAAATTGTTCTGGGTTTATTTATCTCCGCTTTATCCTGTTTGGTAATGGTTGGCGCTGTGTATGCCGGAAACAACGGATTGGTAAAAGTTTCTGCAATATGGCTGATCGCTTCCTACGGAGTTATTACTTTGGGAGAATTATGCCTCTCGCCAATGGGATTATCTTTGGTTTCAAAACTTTCTCCACCGAGAATTACCGCATTAATGATGGGAGGATTCTTCCTGTCAACATCTATTGGAAATAAACTCTCTGGAGT
- a CDS encoding M14 family zinc carboxypeptidase: protein MSNLKYLQNPDFPNRYISPEKLFNFLQANYSDQIKEIGYSYLEKPIFKMSLGTGTVKILAWSQMHGNESNATHAMLDLLEIFKHQPEIGEELFSKISLDFIFMLNPDGSEKWSRRNGLDIDLNRDFLKLSSKEFPMLKELAQNGSYKYALNLHEQRTIFSTDGIHPATLSFLAPSQDHERTVSETRKKAMAVISKIYQKLKTQIPHQIARYSDEFYPTSTGDNFTKFGIPTILFEGGHFQNDYKRTGTRKYYTLALYEALVATSELNGATDGWEIYQEIPENKESHYDLIYRNVKLNTDFECILDVAVQYKEEIKPGADEIYFIPIVVEVGDIGKKKGWKEIDCTGKTFVSDRKFPKLDEEVDFKIV from the coding sequence ATGTCAAACTTAAAATACCTGCAAAACCCTGATTTCCCAAACCGTTATATTTCCCCGGAAAAATTATTTAATTTCCTGCAGGCGAATTACAGCGATCAAATTAAAGAGATCGGTTATTCTTATTTAGAGAAACCTATCTTTAAAATGAGTCTGGGAACTGGTACAGTTAAAATCCTCGCATGGTCCCAAATGCATGGAAATGAATCGAATGCCACCCATGCAATGCTTGATTTATTGGAAATATTTAAACATCAGCCGGAAATAGGCGAGGAATTGTTCTCAAAGATTTCACTTGATTTTATTTTCATGCTTAATCCTGACGGTTCAGAAAAATGGTCCAGAAGAAATGGACTCGATATCGATCTTAACAGAGATTTTCTGAAACTTTCCAGCAAAGAGTTTCCTATGCTCAAAGAACTGGCTCAGAATGGATCTTATAAGTATGCCCTGAACCTCCATGAACAAAGAACGATCTTCAGTACAGATGGAATTCATCCCGCAACCCTGTCTTTTTTAGCGCCTTCTCAGGATCATGAAAGAACCGTTTCTGAAACGAGGAAAAAAGCAATGGCAGTAATTTCTAAAATTTACCAAAAACTGAAGACTCAGATTCCGCATCAGATCGCGAGGTATTCAGATGAATTTTATCCGACTTCTACGGGAGATAATTTTACAAAATTCGGGATTCCAACCATATTGTTTGAAGGCGGTCATTTTCAAAATGATTATAAAAGAACAGGAACCCGTAAATATTACACACTTGCTTTATATGAAGCGCTGGTGGCAACTTCTGAATTAAACGGTGCCACAGATGGTTGGGAAATCTATCAGGAGATTCCGGAAAATAAAGAATCTCATTATGATCTGATTTACAGAAATGTAAAACTGAATACCGATTTTGAATGTATTTTAGATGTCGCCGTTCAGTATAAGGAAGAAATAAAACCCGGCGCTGACGAAATTTATTTCATTCCCATCGTTGTCGAAGTCGGTGATATCGGCAAAAAGAAAGGCTGGAAAGAAATTGACTGCACAGGGAAAACCTTTGTTTCCGACAGGAAATTCCCCAAATTAGATGAAGAAGTCGATTTCAAAATAGTATAA
- a CDS encoding S9 family peptidase translates to MKKILFSISILTSVAYFSQEITLDKIYSGYYRGKGISGISSLKNGENYAVIEPGGIAKYSYKTTKKEGNIVDGKFQSYIFNDEESKILLLKESEPIYRHSFLGKFDVKDLKSGKILPLNNGNFVQEPTFSPDGTKVAFIADNNLFYQDLDSGRITQITTDGKKNSVINGLADWVYEEEFGHAKLYEWTKNSDAIIFVKSNESEVPEMSITIYGKQLYPSEMKFKYPKAGANNSVVSAQLYRLDSAKIMALDLSNFKNYYIPDVYRTAKADEIILITSERLQNASDVLKVNTKTGAITKLFTESDKRWIDTDNVTLEFLDDNSFIWGAERDGNRHLYWYDQNGKLKKQITKGNWEVTNYYGFNPKSKEVFIQTTQEGSINKVVSKVNIETGKTTLLSNASGTNSANFSHNYKYFIETSSSAAKPYTYVLKDGNGKTLKELQNNEEQLKKLQADNMVTKEFFTIPNEAGDQMNAWIMKPKDFDPNKKYPLFMFQYSGPGSQQVSNSWDQGNGLWFNHLVQKGYIVACVDGRGTGYKGTEYKKTTYLNLGKYEIEDQIAAAKWFGTQSYINKDRIGIFGWSFGGYMASLALTKGADVFKAGIAVAPVTNWRYYDSIYTERFMRTPQENPGGYDDNSPTTYANLLKGKYLLIHGTADDNVHFQNAMEFSEALIQNNKQFEFMAYPDKNHGIYGGQTRPQLYQKMTNFLLENL, encoded by the coding sequence ATGAAAAAAATCCTCTTCTCAATTTCTATTTTAACATCTGTTGCCTATTTCTCTCAGGAGATTACCTTGGATAAAATCTACTCTGGCTATTACAGAGGCAAAGGAATCTCCGGAATCTCATCACTCAAAAACGGTGAAAATTACGCGGTAATCGAACCGGGCGGAATTGCAAAATACTCCTATAAAACAACAAAAAAAGAAGGAAACATCGTCGATGGAAAATTCCAGTCTTATATTTTCAACGATGAAGAATCAAAAATCCTTCTACTAAAAGAAAGTGAACCGATTTACAGACATTCTTTCTTAGGTAAATTCGATGTTAAAGATTTAAAATCCGGAAAAATTCTCCCTCTTAATAATGGTAATTTTGTGCAGGAACCTACTTTTTCGCCAGACGGAACCAAAGTGGCTTTTATTGCTGACAATAATTTATTTTATCAGGATTTAGATTCCGGTAGGATTACCCAGATTACGACGGATGGAAAGAAAAACTCTGTCATCAACGGACTTGCAGACTGGGTGTACGAAGAAGAATTTGGACATGCGAAACTGTATGAATGGACCAAAAATTCTGACGCTATTATTTTTGTTAAATCGAACGAATCGGAAGTGCCGGAAATGTCTATAACCATTTATGGCAAGCAACTCTACCCTTCTGAAATGAAATTTAAATATCCAAAAGCCGGAGCGAATAATTCGGTGGTATCTGCGCAGCTTTACCGTTTGGATTCTGCAAAAATCATGGCTTTGGATCTCAGCAATTTCAAAAACTATTATATTCCGGATGTTTACAGAACGGCAAAAGCCGATGAGATTATTTTGATAACCTCGGAGAGACTGCAGAATGCCTCAGATGTTTTAAAAGTAAACACCAAAACCGGCGCTATCACCAAATTGTTTACCGAATCTGATAAAAGATGGATTGATACAGATAATGTAACCCTGGAATTTCTGGATGACAATTCTTTCATCTGGGGAGCCGAACGGGATGGGAACAGACATCTTTACTGGTACGATCAAAACGGAAAATTAAAAAAACAGATCACAAAAGGAAACTGGGAAGTAACTAATTACTACGGATTTAATCCTAAAAGCAAAGAAGTTTTCATTCAGACCACGCAGGAAGGGAGCATTAATAAAGTCGTTTCCAAAGTAAATATCGAAACAGGAAAAACAACGCTCCTTTCGAATGCAAGCGGAACAAACAGTGCGAACTTCAGCCATAATTATAAGTATTTCATCGAAACTTCTTCATCTGCGGCAAAACCTTATACTTATGTTTTAAAAGATGGAAACGGAAAAACATTAAAAGAGTTACAGAATAATGAAGAGCAGCTGAAAAAACTTCAGGCAGATAATATGGTGACCAAAGAATTTTTCACCATTCCAAATGAAGCGGGTGACCAGATGAACGCGTGGATTATGAAACCAAAGGACTTCGATCCTAATAAAAAATATCCGTTATTTATGTTCCAGTATTCCGGTCCGGGTTCCCAGCAGGTGAGTAATTCCTGGGATCAGGGAAATGGATTGTGGTTCAATCATCTGGTTCAGAAAGGATATATCGTTGCCTGTGTTGATGGCCGTGGAACCGGTTACAAAGGAACTGAATACAAAAAGACAACCTATTTAAACTTAGGAAAATACGAAATCGAAGACCAAATCGCAGCTGCTAAATGGTTCGGAACACAATCTTACATCAATAAAGACAGAATAGGAATTTTCGGCTGGAGTTTCGGTGGTTATATGGCTAGTTTGGCCTTAACCAAAGGAGCGGATGTTTTCAAAGCGGGAATTGCGGTGGCACCGGTAACCAACTGGAGATATTACGACTCCATTTACACCGAAAGATTCATGAGAACACCTCAGGAAAACCCTGGCGGATATGACGATAATTCCCCAACAACGTACGCCAATTTATTAAAAGGAAAGTACCTGTTGATCCACGGAACAGCTGACGATAACGTTCATTTTCAGAATGCTATGGAATTTTCTGAAGCTTTAATTCAAAACAATAAACAATTTGAATTCATGGCTTATCCTGATAAAAACCACGGTATTTATGGTGGACAAACCCGCCCGCAACTCTATCAGAAAATGACGAATTTTCTTTTAGAAAATCTTTAA
- a CDS encoding DUF6496 domain-containing protein produces MATKKYSKKAQEKIGEVMHEFKEGKLKSSSGDKVTDRKQAVAIGISEAKEAGLKVTKKKK; encoded by the coding sequence ATGGCGACCAAAAAATATTCTAAAAAAGCACAGGAAAAAATTGGTGAAGTGATGCACGAATTTAAAGAAGGAAAACTGAAATCATCCTCCGGTGATAAAGTAACAGACAGAAAACAAGCCGTTGCAATTGGAATCTCTGAAGCAAAAGAAGCCGGATTAAAAGTAACCAAAAAGAAGAAATAA
- a CDS encoding APC family permease, with translation MNKKLKLWDATMLVMGSMIGSGIFIVSSDMMRNLGSGYWLIAVWMITGIMTIAAAISYGELSAMFPKAGGQYTYITEIFGKMPGFLYGWGLFTVIQTGTIAAVAMAFGKFTAYLVPALNSQPIFQSGGFKITWIQILAIGIILLLTYINSRGLKNGKILQDVFTSSKIIALLGIIIFGVILVKNSQWAENMSFGWNAFQDFGTDTGNTLEPTTWKSIGGITLLGGIAAAMVGSVFSSVAWENVTFMSGEIENPKKNVVKAMVLGTSVVMVLYLFVNFVYLHALDRNGIAFADNNRPAVAASEVIFGSTGTVIMALLVMVSTFGCINGLVLAGARVFQTMAKDGLFFKSAAENNQNEVPGKSLWMQGSWACLLALSGQYGDLLDMISFIIVLFYMVTVFGVIWMRIKQPNTDRPYKTWLYPITPIIYLLIGSAFCVLLIIFKPQYTWPGFILILIGVPVYWFINRRKSN, from the coding sequence ATGAATAAAAAACTTAAACTTTGGGATGCAACCATGCTCGTAATGGGCTCTATGATTGGAAGCGGAATTTTTATCGTCAGTTCAGACATGATGCGGAATCTAGGCTCCGGATACTGGCTGATTGCCGTCTGGATGATTACCGGAATCATGACTATTGCCGCCGCTATTTCATATGGCGAACTCTCGGCAATGTTTCCAAAAGCTGGCGGACAGTATACTTACATTACCGAAATATTTGGGAAAATGCCTGGGTTTCTTTATGGCTGGGGGTTATTCACCGTTATCCAAACCGGAACGATCGCAGCGGTAGCAATGGCTTTCGGGAAATTTACCGCCTATCTCGTCCCGGCACTTAATTCCCAACCTATTTTTCAAAGTGGAGGATTCAAAATTACCTGGATTCAAATTCTCGCCATCGGGATTATTTTACTGCTCACCTATATTAATTCAAGAGGTTTAAAAAACGGAAAAATTTTGCAGGATGTTTTTACCTCATCGAAAATTATCGCACTTTTAGGGATTATTATTTTCGGAGTTATTTTGGTGAAGAATTCCCAATGGGCAGAAAACATGAGTTTCGGCTGGAATGCTTTCCAGGATTTTGGTACAGATACAGGTAATACATTGGAACCTACGACTTGGAAATCAATCGGAGGAATCACCCTTTTAGGCGGAATCGCCGCTGCTATGGTTGGTTCCGTATTTAGTTCAGTGGCCTGGGAAAACGTGACGTTTATGTCGGGCGAAATCGAAAATCCAAAGAAAAACGTGGTGAAAGCCATGGTCCTCGGGACCTCTGTTGTAATGGTTTTGTACCTTTTTGTAAACTTTGTTTACCTGCATGCGCTCGATCGAAACGGGATCGCATTTGCAGATAATAATCGCCCTGCGGTGGCGGCCTCCGAAGTTATTTTCGGAAGCACAGGTACCGTCATTATGGCGCTTTTAGTCATGGTTTCCACTTTCGGATGTATTAACGGATTGGTTTTAGCCGGTGCCAGAGTTTTTCAGACCATGGCAAAAGATGGTTTGTTTTTCAAATCAGCTGCAGAAAATAATCAAAACGAGGTTCCCGGTAAATCCCTTTGGATGCAGGGAAGTTGGGCATGTTTACTCGCACTTTCCGGGCAATACGGTGATTTGCTCGATATGATTTCATTCATCATTGTACTGTTTTATATGGTCACCGTTTTCGGCGTAATCTGGATGAGGATTAAACAGCCAAATACCGACAGACCCTATAAAACCTGGCTTTACCCAATCACGCCTATTATTTATTTACTGATAGGAAGCGCATTTTGCGTCCTTTTAATCATCTTCAAACCACAATATACCTGGCCGGGATTCATCCTTATATTAATCGGAGTTCCCGTGTATTGGTTCATCAACAGGAGAAAATCAAATTAG